One Cucurbita pepo subsp. pepo cultivar mu-cu-16 chromosome LG11, ASM280686v2, whole genome shotgun sequence DNA window includes the following coding sequences:
- the LOC111806003 gene encoding ylmG homolog protein 2, chloroplastic has protein sequence MTPDESSVLNPRRSSTAFSFVPNCISSFSPAFSQTPFGASRRRHVDFVPPCKFLRDLHESFASTAEKCIVFFHSLASENPFLNKLMSLSSELQSFHHQIHGMNSRNFRALSSHNFAAVLPGDSVAGLLVTNGIQNFLSIYNTLLVVRLVLTWFPNTPPAIVSPLSTLCDPYLNIFRGIIPPLGGTLDLSPILAFLVLNAFTSTAAALPAELPVPNSSPANATPSKGSFDLTTSQKKWIRRLQGSVENKADSAR, from the exons ATGACTCCAGACGAGTCGTCGGTTCTAAACCCTAGACGAAGTTCCACGGCTTTTAGCTTCGTTCCAAATTGCATATCGTCGTTCTCACCGGCATTTTCTCAAACACCTTTTGGAGCGTCCAGGAGAAGGCACGTCGATTTTGTTCCACCATGTAAATTTCTTCGCGATCTCCATGAATCTTTCGCGTCAACTGCTGAAAAGTGCATCGTATTTTTTCACTCTTTGGCTTCTGAGAATCCGTTTCTGAACAAATTGATGTCGTTGTCTTCTGAGTTACAGAGTTTTCATCACCAG ATCCATGGTATGAACTCCAGGAATTTCCGAGCTCTCTCCAGTCACAACTTTGCGGCAGTTTTGCCTGGGGATTCGGTGGCAGGACTTTTGGTCACGAATGGTATTCAGAATTTCTTGAGCATCTACAACACACTGTTGGTCGTCAGGCTAGTTTTGACTTGGTTTCCGAACACACCTCCCGCCATTGTTAGTCCACTAAG CACGCTATGTGACCCATATTTGAACATATTTCGTGGGATTATCCCACCTCTTGGGGGGACACTTGATTTGTCTCCAATATTGGCATTCCTGGTCTTAAACGCCTTTACCAGCACCGCCGCTGCTCTTCCTGCCGAACTTCCAGTCCCAAATTCGTCTCCTGCAAATGCTACTCCTTCAAAAGGCTCATTTGATCTTACAACATCCCAAAAGAAATGGATCAGAAGGCTTCAGGGAAGTGTGGAAAATAAGGCTGATAGCGCTCGATAG
- the LOC111805621 gene encoding uncharacterized protein LOC111805621: MATPTTPSLISSEQFKSFTSILPPLPLRFTAAKTKNQWRVRCALSSNNWRESRRLFSISLVFSNLFLIPHHASAGSFLDKYVKKKKLDPLEVYVPAVILTQLQIKDVGKILESSKPEYATCRSLLRSGIASSLRVNIRAVAQYALEDGNGNIAFDNVDQCLRALEELDSSLLRATRNDRGTSIESMKTNIDTAVLALDRLLQTVPPDVLAKGKAIADAYNTPEEEETEIADPELKQLESIL, encoded by the exons ATGGCGACACCAACCACTCCTTCGCTAATTAGTTCGGAGCAGTTCAAATCGTTCACTTCAATCCTTCCGCCTCTGCCGCTGAGATTTACCGCCGCCAAAACTAAGAATCAATGGCGAGTGAGGTGCGCATTGTCCTCAAACAATTGGCGGGAGAGCAGGCGACTGTTCTCCATCTCTCTTGTCTTCTCAAATTTGTTCCTGATTCCTCACC ATGCCTCTGCCGGAAGCTTTCTGGACAAATACGTGAAGAA GAAAAAGCTGGATCCGCTTGAAGTTTATGTTCCAGCCGTCATACTGACGCAGTTACAAATCAAAGACGTCG GAAAAATTTTGGAAAGTAGTAAACCAGAATACGCGACATGCCGATCTCTCTTGCGTTCTGGAATTGCATCATCACTTCGCGTAAATATTCGAGCA GTTGCACAATATGCCTTGGAGGATGGAAATGGAAACATTGCGTTTGACAATGTTGATCAATGTCTCAG AGCCCTGGAAGAACTTGATTCTTCCCTTTTACGTGCCACAAGAAATGATCGGGGAACCTCAATTGAGTCAATGAAGACCAATATTGACACTGCCGTCCTTGCTCTAGACCG GCTCCTTCAAACTGTTCCTCCTGATGTCCTGGCTAAAGGGAAGGCTATTGCTGATGCTTATAATACTccggaagaggaagaaaccGAAATTGCAGACCCAGAACTGAAGCAGTTGGAATCAATTTTATGA
- the LOC111805741 gene encoding protein BIG GRAIN 1-like A, which translates to MKKCNKYEHRNPSFSSTLLDEIYRSITDGETKFYRETSTARKQSKTRDFEDQEMVNIRRTCMIEKWMAKRIDEKADECRKKESCRKMPNDFDHDRDALFFTSTSNSSDSSSGGFSSSDSESAFGAKSSALSSCFTSSRLKTIRTGACSRLPETERKKTLFHGKINHREFDELPNSKSSGLKKVKQPISPGVRLAGLINSLFTAGNTRKSKNSPATEKKVKTGEESTCSSASSFTRSCLSKNSASSRGNGAKRTVHFCPVSVIFDEEDGSSLMPVSIPTAWKIGRPAVQKPEEKELKSQFVEKSRKLKELHKKTRNHQEFVPTQIENGGDDDDDDAASCSSSDLFELDHLEMIGQRRYGEELPVYETTHVEKNRAISKGLL; encoded by the coding sequence ATGAAGAAGTGTAATAAGTATGAACACAGAAACCCATCTTTTTCTTCCACTCTTCTCGACGAAATTTACCGATCTATCACCGACGGCGAGACGAAATTCTACAGAGAAACATCGACGGcaagaaaacagagcaaaaccAGAGATTTTGAAGACCAAGAAATGGTTAATATCCGGCGAACTTGCATGATTGAGAAATGGATGGCGAAGAGAATCGACGAAAAAGCCGACGAatgtagaaagaaagaatcgtGCAGAAAAATGCCTAACGATTTCGACCATGATCGCGATGCTCTGTTTTTCACTTCAACTTCCAATTCTTCCGATTCCAGTTCCGGCGGTTTCTCTTCTTCCGACTCCGAATCGGCGTTTGGAGCAAAATCCTCTGCTCTTTCGTCCTGTTTTACGTCGTCGAGGCTCAAGACAATTCGCACCGGCGCCTGCAGCCGGTTGCcggaaacagagagaaagaagactCTGTTTCATGGAAAAATTAACCACCGTGAGTTCGATGAAttaccaaattcaaaatcaagtgGGTTGAAGAAAGTGAAGCAACCAATTTCTCCGGGGGTCCGACTCGCCGGGTTAATTAACTCGCTCTTCACCGCCGGAAATACCAGAAAGTCTAAGAACTCGCCGGCGACGGAGAAGAAAGTGAAAACAGGGGAAGAATCGACCTGTTCGTCGGCTTCTTCATTTACAAGATCGTGTCTCAGCAAAAACTCTGCTTCGTCGAGAGGAAATGGGGCAAAAAGAACGGTTCATTTCTGTCCAGTTAGTGTCATTTTCGACGAAGAAGATGGATCGAGTCTAATGCCGGTGTCAATTCCGACCGCCTGGAAAATCGGCCGGCCGGCAGTTCAAAAACCagaggaaaaagaattaaaatccCAATTCGTTGAAAAGAGCAGGAAATTAAAAGAACTCCATAAAAAGACAAGAAATCATCAAGAGTTCGTTCCGACCCAGATCGAAAATGGCGGcgatgacgacgacgacgacgctGCAAGCTGTTCAAGCTCGGATCTTTTCGAGCTGGATCATCTGGAAATGATCGGACAACGGCGGTACGGCGAAGAGCTTCCGGTGTATGAAACAACTCACGTGGAAAAGAATCGAGCCATTTCAAAGGGGTTATTATGA
- the LOC111805620 gene encoding thermospermine synthase ACAULIS5-like, which produces MGPAVLSSHTNGFSKSVDRNFEEKSNYINGDSSHESVINTVNGNDCYWFEEIIDENLKWSFALNSVLQKGTSEFQDIALLDTKCFGKALMIDGKMQSAEADEFVYHECLIHPALLCHSNPKTVFIMGGGEGSAAREVLKHKSIEKVVMCDIDQDVVDFCRKYLTVNHETFCHKKLHLVINDAKAELEKRKEKYDIIIGDLADPVKDGPCYKLYTKSFYQEIVKPKLHDNGIFVTQAGPAGIFTHKEVFTSIYNTIKHTFNYVIAYTAYIPSFADTWGWVMASDHPFCIKSEELDKRIEDRIDGELLYLTGPSIVSSTIINKMVSLALLNETHIYTETTAKFIHGQGVGFKQQNGGSCRGV; this is translated from the exons ATGGGCCCAGCAGTTCTGAGTTCCCACACCAATGGCTTCTCCAAATCAGTAGATCGAAACTTCGAAGAGAAAAGCAATTACATCAATGGAGATTCTTCTCATGAATCGGTAATCAATACTGTTAATGGCAACGATTGCTATTGGTTCGAGGAAATCATCGATGAAAATCTCAAATGGTCTTTTGCTCTGAATAG CGTTCTGCAGAAAGGAACCAGCGAGTTTCAGGATATTGCGCTATTAGATACCAAGTGTTTCGGAAAA GCATTGATGATCGACGGGAAGATGCAGAGCGCTGAAGCCGATGAATTCGTCTATCATGAATGCTTGATTCATCCCGCACTATTATGCCATTCCAA CCCGAAAACTGTATTCATAATGGGAGGTGGGGAAGGATCAGCAGCCAGAGAAGTCctcaaacacaaatcaatagAAAAGGTTGTCATGTGCGATATCGATCAG GATGTAGTGGATTTCTGCCGTAAATATTTGACGGTGAACCACGAGACATTTTGTCACAAAAAACTTCATCTCGTAATAAACGACGCCAA GGCGGAAttggaaaagagaaaggagaaatatgatataattatagGAGACCTAGCAGACCCTGTTAAAGATGGGCCTTGCTACAAGCTCTACACCAAATCCTTCTACCAGGAGATCGTCAAGCCAAAGCTCCACGACAATGGCATCTTCGTAACTCAG GCAGGACCTGCCGGAATTTTCACCCACAAAGAGGTTTTTACCTCCATATATAACACAATCAAACACACATTCAACT ATGTGATTGCTTACACGGCTTACATACCATCTTTTGCAGACACATGGGGATGGGTTATG GCATCAGATCATCCTTTCTGTATAAAATCTGAGGAATTGGATAAGAGAATTGAAGATAGAATCGATGGGGAGTTGCTCTATTTAACTGGTCCTTCCATTGTGTCCTCCACCATTATCAACAAGATGGTTTCTTTAGC GTTGTTGAACGAAACTCATATCTACACTGAAACTACTGCAAAATTCATACATGGTCAAGGAGTTGGATTCAAGCAACAAAATGGCGGGAGTTGTCGTGgtgtataa